The nucleotide sequence GAGTACACCCTGCTCGAGCAGCTCCACATCTTCGCGGGGTTCATGGACACCTTCTCGGTGCTCTACCCCCAGATCCAGGACATCGACTTCCGCACCCAGGCCACCAGCCTCGACGTGCCCGTCTACCTGGCTCAAGGTGCCCATGAAGCGCCGGGGCGCGCCGAACCGGCCCAGCAGTGGTTCGACCTGCTCCAGGCACCGAGCAAGCAGCTCGTCACCTTCGACACCTCCGGGCACCGGCCCCTGTGGGAGCAGCCCGCCCAGTTTGCCGACCTGATGACCACCGTCTTGGCCGAGACCGCACCCACCCCCTGACCCCACTCCTCACTCG is from Actinomycetota bacterium and encodes:
- a CDS encoding alpha/beta hydrolase produces the protein EYTLLEQLHIFAGFMDTFSVLYPQIQDIDFRTQATSLDVPVYLAQGAHEAPGRAEPAQQWFDLLQAPSKQLVTFDTSGHRPLWEQPAQFADLMTTVLAETAPTP